The following are encoded together in the Bradymonas sediminis genome:
- a CDS encoding WD40 repeat domain-containing serine/threonine protein kinase, giving the protein MTDKLAYENRRAEFRKRPPTHYCGRCTSVLYPEDASCLECGAQPSPTWPELGPIVDPWLGQVVGERYLLTRGIGAGASGFVYRAESLAISRQFAIKIVPLGSDDVTANSETIRARLNREIGALGQLRNPHIVSFYDVVPIGDSAVALLMDLIEGRTLQDVVWAAGSLDLGRGLKILRQIANGVHEAHEANMIHRDLKPDNIMIERLPAGDDFVHILDFGIVHRLDDVRVTQGFLGTPLYASPEQAVGGAIDRRADIYALGAVTFFMLTGKPPFDDDNVYKVLKAHVGKQAPRLSDVAPERYFPPEIEDLVQRMLAKKPEDRPQSLAAVIAALDEFALQRTSAEQRDARYDSSEFRSPAQQDAHDRRGSEASSELNQTVASEVSLAKASSPEASRPDGAPMSAVFQRRKSDVSVPPLPQQSPAQLQEQSSAKGRTQVGVSAPRSKAVAHETDQNNKQAATTDTNHADLFELPRSWYGRELTLGRPAPGNFRADFQRRYWAILDEARCLAVGEVNSAEVLYFQVPPAPELTVMGQRRLDVVTGHADGSILRWSAKHPGGQLLHQNAAKSAITAIVCNESFFLFGTASGALYIGEFKDEPIQPLCIQSGSEIRVLTARAGRSSFAVARANGFIEVYNIGSPNIITQRISPPAGVTQLTFSQDGYLLAAVFEDKKLILYNALTGAEIARSAAMKHEPRFIHFDNAGRLVGECEVNGEIFGLDLQRHLFSKATA; this is encoded by the coding sequence ATGACTGACAAGCTGGCATACGAGAATCGGCGTGCCGAATTTCGAAAACGTCCTCCCACTCACTATTGCGGGCGCTGCACCTCGGTTCTCTACCCCGAGGACGCGTCATGTCTGGAGTGTGGGGCGCAGCCGAGTCCCACCTGGCCCGAGCTCGGGCCGATCGTCGACCCCTGGCTGGGTCAGGTTGTCGGTGAGCGATATTTGCTCACCCGTGGGATCGGGGCGGGGGCTTCGGGGTTCGTCTATCGGGCGGAGTCCCTGGCCATTTCGCGCCAATTCGCGATCAAGATCGTCCCGCTCGGCTCCGACGATGTCACGGCAAATTCCGAGACGATTCGGGCACGCTTGAACCGCGAAATCGGCGCGCTCGGGCAGTTGAGAAACCCGCATATCGTCTCGTTCTATGATGTTGTGCCGATCGGGGACTCGGCGGTCGCGCTGCTGATGGACCTGATCGAGGGGCGCACGCTCCAGGATGTGGTGTGGGCCGCGGGCTCGCTCGACCTGGGGCGCGGCCTGAAGATCCTGCGCCAGATCGCCAACGGCGTCCACGAGGCCCATGAGGCCAATATGATTCATCGGGACCTTAAGCCCGACAATATCATGATTGAGCGCCTGCCTGCGGGCGATGATTTTGTGCATATACTGGACTTCGGCATCGTGCATCGCCTCGATGATGTGCGGGTTACCCAGGGCTTTTTGGGCACCCCCCTCTACGCGAGCCCGGAGCAGGCGGTTGGCGGTGCGATCGATCGGCGCGCCGATATCTACGCGCTCGGCGCCGTGACCTTCTTTATGCTCACCGGGAAGCCTCCTTTTGACGACGACAACGTCTATAAGGTGCTCAAGGCACACGTGGGCAAGCAGGCCCCGCGCCTGTCGGATGTCGCGCCGGAGCGCTATTTCCCCCCGGAGATTGAAGACCTCGTTCAGCGCATGCTCGCCAAGAAGCCCGAAGACCGTCCGCAATCGCTGGCCGCGGTCATCGCTGCGCTCGATGAATTCGCCCTGCAGCGGACGTCCGCGGAGCAGCGGGACGCGCGCTATGACTCGTCCGAATTTCGCAGCCCAGCCCAGCAGGATGCGCACGACCGGCGAGGCAGCGAGGCGAGCAGCGAGCTTAACCAGACCGTCGCGAGCGAGGTTTCGTTGGCCAAGGCTTCCAGCCCCGAGGCGTCGCGTCCCGACGGCGCGCCGATGTCGGCCGTGTTTCAGCGACGTAAATCCGACGTCTCCGTGCCCCCGCTTCCTCAGCAATCGCCAGCGCAGCTGCAGGAGCAGTCGAGCGCCAAGGGGCGCACGCAAGTCGGCGTGTCGGCGCCGCGTAGCAAGGCCGTCGCGCACGAGACCGACCAGAATAACAAGCAGGCCGCCACGACCGACACCAACCACGCCGACCTCTTCGAGCTGCCCAGGAGTTGGTACGGGCGCGAGCTTACCCTGGGGCGTCCGGCCCCCGGGAATTTCCGCGCGGATTTTCAGCGTCGATATTGGGCGATCCTCGACGAAGCGCGGTGTCTGGCGGTCGGCGAGGTCAACTCGGCGGAGGTGCTTTATTTCCAGGTGCCGCCAGCCCCCGAGCTTACGGTGATGGGCCAGCGTCGCCTGGATGTCGTCACCGGGCACGCGGATGGGTCGATCTTGCGCTGGAGCGCCAAGCATCCCGGAGGTCAATTATTACATCAGAATGCCGCGAAATCAGCGATCACCGCGATCGTGTGCAATGAGAGCTTCTTCCTCTTCGGGACCGCCTCCGGCGCGCTGTATATTGGGGAGTTTAAAGATGAGCCGATCCAGCCGCTGTGTATTCAGTCGGGCTCCGAGATTCGGGTGCTGACGGCGCGCGCGGGTCGCTCCTCGTTCGCGGTGGCCCGGGCAAATGGGTTTATCGAGGTCTACAATATTGGCTCGCCGAATATTATTACCCAGCGGATCTCGCCGCCGGCCGGCGTCACCCAACTCACGTTTTCCCAGGACGGCTACCTGCTCGCCGCGGTCTTCGAGGACAAAAAGCTGATCCTTTATAACGCGTTAACCGGCGCCGAGATCGCCCGCAGCGCCGCGATGAAGCATGAGCCCCGCTTCATTCACTTCGACAACGCCGGACGTCTCGTCGGGGAGTGCGAGGTTAACGGCGAGATTTTCGGGCTGGACCTTCAGCGCCACCTCTTCTCCAAGGCGACGGCCTAA
- the hemW gene encoding radical SAM family heme chaperone HemW, translated as MSNPDKTPRAVPPSSTTNAPVRRRRDQAVGIYVHVPFCARKCPYCDFAVDVRASIPHQRYAHGLIREFERRKHELEGRTVHTIYLGGGTPSIWDLDAFRHVMEHLQSAIGTQNFNEIEICMEANPVNITRENLRAWTDAGVTRLSIGCQSFQARILKILNRNHTRDQALSAVEMALEHGPGVVSLDLIYGNPEQTMDEWARDLDTVEALEGLKHLSAYNLTIEPGTAFKRRRDRGRLALPDDDLCFEMLDYLIERAEAMGLERYEVSNFARPGYRSRHNTLYWTGAEYLGLGVGAHSLRIDTAGSPNPGIFRHANPRLTDAYLSAPGEPAPDSDSAVPLSAREHFIERLFLGVRTRAGLDFAGLQFQFEGALPEGLLQKAEALLDELCDAGFLTRQADIFVPTHLGLNVADGLAQRFADAL; from the coding sequence ATGAGCAACCCAGACAAAACACCGCGAGCCGTGCCACCGTCGAGCACCACCAACGCGCCGGTGCGCCGCCGCCGTGATCAGGCGGTGGGCATCTATGTCCACGTTCCCTTCTGCGCGCGCAAATGCCCCTATTGCGACTTCGCGGTCGACGTGCGGGCGAGCATCCCGCATCAGCGCTACGCGCACGGATTGATCCGTGAGTTTGAGCGGCGAAAACACGAACTTGAGGGGCGCACCGTTCACACCATTTATCTGGGAGGAGGAACACCCTCGATATGGGATCTCGACGCCTTTCGCCATGTCATGGAACACCTCCAATCCGCCATCGGCACCCAGAATTTCAATGAAATTGAAATCTGCATGGAGGCCAACCCGGTCAATATTACCCGAGAAAACCTGCGCGCTTGGACCGACGCCGGGGTGACGCGACTGAGCATCGGCTGCCAGAGCTTCCAGGCGCGCATCCTGAAGATCCTCAACCGCAACCATACCCGGGACCAGGCGCTCAGCGCGGTCGAAATGGCCCTAGAGCACGGCCCAGGGGTGGTCTCCCTCGACTTAATTTATGGCAACCCTGAACAGACGATGGATGAGTGGGCGCGCGACCTCGATACGGTCGAAGCCCTCGAGGGCCTAAAGCATCTGAGCGCCTATAACCTCACCATCGAGCCGGGCACGGCGTTTAAAAGACGCCGCGACCGCGGCCGGCTCGCGCTGCCCGATGATGACCTGTGTTTTGAGATGCTCGACTATCTCATCGAGCGGGCCGAGGCGATGGGGCTTGAGCGCTATGAGGTGTCCAATTTTGCGCGCCCGGGCTATCGAAGCCGCCACAACACCCTCTATTGGACCGGCGCCGAATACCTCGGGCTGGGCGTCGGCGCGCATAGCCTGCGCATCGACACCGCAGGTTCACCGAACCCCGGCATCTTTCGCCACGCCAACCCTCGCCTCACCGACGCCTACTTATCGGCCCCCGGTGAGCCCGCGCCGGACAGTGATTCGGCCGTGCCGCTGTCGGCACGCGAGCACTTTATCGAGAGACTTTTTCTGGGGGTGCGCACCCGCGCCGGCCTTGATTTCGCCGGGCTCCAATTCCAATTCGAGGGCGCGCTGCCCGAGGGGTTGCTCCAAAAGGCCGAAGCGCTGCTCGATGAGCTCTGCGACGCGGGGTTCTTAACGCGCCAGGCGGATATCTTCGTCCCCACCCACCTGGGCCTCAACGTCGCCGATGGATTAGCCCAGCGTTTCGCAGACGCCCTCTGA